In the Neodiprion virginianus isolate iyNeoVirg1 chromosome 2, iyNeoVirg1.1, whole genome shotgun sequence genome, AAGCAGGATGCGGTTGTAGCAGCCTTTCGCACATTTGCAACTAAGTTCAACTGTCATGTTACCCTCGTCATTCACCCTAGGAAGGAAAGGGACGCAGACGACCTTACCACATCATCCATTTTTGGTGGTGCTAAGGCTAGCCAAGAGGCTGACAATATTCTCATAATACAGGACAAGAGACTCACCAGTGTacgagggaaaaaatatttacaggtAATTGACTTTTTAATACATGCACAGCAGTTTCTACATTGTATTGTGCACTTTTTAGGTAGCTAAAAACCGATACAGCGGTGACTTAGGAGTGATGATGATGGACTTTGACAAGGCAAGCTTGAGTTATGCACCAAAAAGAAAGTCAAAGACGGAGGCGGACCAGGTGGCTGCAGCATCTGATCGGGAAGACTCTAATGCTAGTTGATGAACCTTCCCCTTCTCTTCGGTGAtctgaacaaaaaatcaaaaaacaaaagactATCATCATTGGTTTCTTGTTAGTATAGTTAGAATTTTTGTTACTTGACAATTAGTGCGCAatcgaagagaaagaaaaaaaaatcagataatTGAACAAATTGAATAGAATAAAAGTTGAAGAATTGCGACGACCAATCCGACGGTTGAACGTCGAATTCCTATTGCTCCGGTCATCTTGGAAACCCATTCGTTAGTAAACTCTGCATTATCGACAGAGCGAGGGCGTGTGTAATTACGCGTAAAGACAGTGAACTCGATTCTCGGATCTCGCACTTCTCGCAGCACGCATTATTATGCGTCTGGCGGCGTAATCATACATCACAATCACATCACCCTACGCGCCTGACTGCTACGGCAAATCAGTGAGCGCActcattttgtttgttttgttttattctagTCTCGTCTTCCTGTTAAATTTCTATCTAGCGGAGCTCAATTCTGGTGCTCGCGGGCTCGCGCCTCGCCTCGGGAGTTCTGTGCCTCGGTGAAAATCGAGCGTATATCATTGCCGTAACACACCTCGCGCTTCCTTTCTGCATATTTACAGTCAGCTTCGCACCTATTTTTTATGcagttttatttatcacgCCGTGAAATGAAGTGCGGCAGTTCCTCAAGTCTCGTTGCCGTATTTACAGCCGTTTGGGCTTGCGCCACCGGCGTTTTAACCGACACGAGGAGCCAAAAACAGCCAACCGTTCTCATCGCTACTTTGGTACGCAACAAGGCTCATACGCTGCCCTACTTTCTGACCCTCATTGAAAACCTGGACTACCCGAAAGACCGGATATCACTGTGGTGAGTAGCCTGCATGATAATCAAATTAATCCTCAATTGAACCTGCTTACCGTGTCCACGATTTTCTCGTGTTACGTCAATTATTTACGGACTCCGTTGTCAATCATAGCTTCGGTTGATCCGGCATTGATACAATTCCCGAAGTCCGAACTACTTCGTTTCTGCGGTATTCACTGGGCTAACGAGTTAATCACGTCACAATTATTCACCGCGTCCCGGTCACAATAATCAACTGTCACCGATGCCTCGCTCGGCGAAATAACTGAGAACGTGCGTATTTGACGTATCCTGCACGTATCCACACGAGCGCTACTAGGTATCACTTTTCCTGCGCACGCACCATGGATACCTGTTCTCGACATGTGCCACCAGCAGCGGGAGTTTGAaaatgaggctgaagttagtaacgttagcgtaacgaaacattgggagaaaaaatcattattatgaaattttgtagtgactttgaagtggctaagttttaaaaatatgaattactTTTCccttattataatttactgcATTTCAGAGATTCTTAAAGTTCCGAAATAACCGGTTTTCCGGAACACGAatcattacaataacgttactaacttcagcctcatgcTTGAAAATCGTCTTTTGTTTCTCCATACGTATGTCAGAAAGGTATCTCGAAATAGTGAAGGATAACAATTCGTATGGCAGAAAAGTTTTTGCCAAAGTTGTCGGATTCGTTGCCTAATGTCTGGCATAATGACACGTTTTAATGTAGAATATGATGTCTTCTTGGTAAACATTcagatagaataaaaaaaatattgcaaaggTGACTAATTAACGGCAGGGTTCTGTTATCAAAACGGTAAGTATAAGACCACCTTGTTAAAGGTAGCGTAATCTAAGGTTGATCTAAGGAACAATAACATAtagaaatttccaaattatgACGTGTATAAAACTATTCGCCTAGCTTGTTTGGTTATCGTTCACTGGTGATCTTCTCGGTAACTATATGTATTCAATGTTAACAATTCGTCTTACcaggttgaagttagtaacgttattgtaacgaaaCGTTGACAAGAAATCACTGAtctcttatttttacaacaatattGAAGTAACTATAATTGgaaaatatgagtatatttcgttttattacggtttgcTGAACTTCAAATAGTTCCAAAATTCCGTAATAACGGTTTTTCttcagcatgaatcgttacgataacgttactaaatTCAACATCATCCTGTCTTCTGGTTGTTTTTCCTTTAACTCCAAgtttgaaaatccaaaacatAACATTTGAAATGCATCTTATagacgttgttttttttttattattattttgctCACAGGATTCAAAGTGACAATAACGTGGATAACACCGTAGATCTGTTGAAAACGTGGCTAGAgacggaggaaaaaaaataccacaagGTTTACTTCACGTATGACGAGAACTCGCGCGGTTTCGAAGGGGAAAAGGGCATCGCCGATTGGAACAATGCAAGATTCAATCACGTGATTAATCTGAGAGAGGAAGCTCTCGCGAATGCGAGAAATATATGGGCTGATTTCCTTCTGGTAAGTCGTTATACATACTTTTAATATCTAGCGGGagatatatgtacatattttgtgTACCATTTCGTATCGCCTCACTCACTCTCAGAAAGAATTGcggaaaaatatgtattgaTAACCGTGCGGACACTTCTTCCTCCAGATGATCGACGCTGACGCTTTTTTAACGAATCCAAAAACGCTTTCGGAATTGATATCCAAAGATGAGACGGTCATTGCACCGTTGTTAAAATCGGACGGTATGTACAGTAATTTTTGGGCCGGAATGACCAAGGAGTACTACTACATGCGGACAGACAGATACAAGCCGATATTGTTCAGAGAGGAGATTGGATGCCATGCAGTTCCTATGGTACACAGCGCGGTTCTCATCAACTTGAAAAAAACCGAAAGTGATTTACTTACGTACAACGCTGATAAGCTCGGTCCGCAACGATACGACGGGCCCAGAGACGACATCATCACGTTCGCTGTTGGCGCTAATATTTCCGgtaagcaaatttttttgtatcattcTTAGAAATTCGAAAGTAAGTGAACATGCTAATTTTTAGGTTTCCATACCTCAAAAAGCAAAAACGGAACCTTATAGGATCACTTCGTTGTCCATCTGTCTGTATGTCCGTCTGTCATGACCTGTTTTCTCAGGAGCGGGTAGAGATagcaaattgaaattaataccaAATACTAAGGTTTACGGTCCCTTGGAGGTGTAACAAATTAAAGCTTCTAAGTCAACGCAATAAAACCTATGGGGTATATACAGAAGCAAGGTCTCACAGCacaaggaatgaaaaaatcccAAAATAGTTGTTTTTTAGTTATATCacatcaaaaaaaataatcaagttTATTCGGAACCCTCAGAGCGCGAGCCCTTCATGCACTTGTACagttttttgtatttttaaaaaagatttttttttctacaatttcagaatttatAATTCTGTTTTATTCCAATGATTTTGTGTATGTTTGTTTcttcatttgtttttatttcgagTGTTGACTTTTACTTTGTTGCCATGGGATTTCCAGGAAGTGCTGGAACACACGGGTTTGACGTACCGCAGGGTATTTCATTCTCCATGAATTGGTTTATGGTATTAACCAGCTTTATCCCTGGTTTGTAAGCATTTATTTGTACACACAAAGAAGAGGGTTACCCACATAGTTAAGATTCTATTGTAATAGTGAAAATACGCGCCTGAACAGTTTGATAGTACTACTGCAATTTATGCTTTTGCCTGAAAGTATAATGTGTATTATTTACTAagtagtaaaatatttattactaccGATTCAGATTACGTTGACCGATTTCGCATTTGCATTCGTTTAAACAATCTCAACCATTaataccgatttttttcaGGCATCCCATTGCATATCTGCAATGACCAAGTTTACGGTTTTATTACGGTGCCCCTTGAGAGCCAGGACACGATATCTCAAGACAAGCAGCAGTTGACGAATTTAAAACTGGAAATATTAGGtaagctgaaaattttcagtttcgtCTGTAATATCATTCGAAGCGCAGGTAGCTTGAAAGTAGGGCTCACTCGATCGATACCATCAGAATAGTCATCAGTTTACGTCTGAAAGTTTTGAGACTGTTTACCCTCTTCCAAACTTTTCATTCTAAATATTTCATGAGGGCGGATCATGATAATAGCACAATATAACACAGCTGTATAACAGCCCCGATTCGTGAACGGATACTTACCGATTTTCGTGCAGATTTTGGTGTACCGTATTTGGCCATGTTCCTGACATCCTTCACACTTTTGCCGAAGGTGATTTAGTTCTGTGTTTCAAAAGTcgtaaatcatttttcacctAATTGTTTGAGGCCAGCCTCGCAACAATGGGTATGAGTCGTGCTCTGATTACTGACGAAATGCAATGCTTAATCGTTTAGCCTACCAAGAGCAGCTCCCACTGTCGAAGAACCTCGCTCGCTTCGTTACTTACCCGGTAAAGGACACACTTGGGATGGACAAGATATACATGATTAACCTTCTGCGGAGACCAGAGAGACGTGAGAGGATGCGGCACTGTTTCAAGGAGCTTGGCATCCTTGCCGAAACCATCGACGCGGTCGACGGAaggtgagtaaaacatttcCCGTTTAAAATACGTTTATTTTGCATTTACAGGTACACTCGATGAAAgtaggaaagaaaattatcgaaaaaagaaCAGTATCAGTATGTATTTACCGATTCGGTTGTTatacaatttgagaaaattttaaatgtttcGATATATACAGCtcaacattattatttttcacaattacaTAAATTAGATATAATTGCGTCGTAATAATTTGCAAAagcgatatatatatatatatatatatatatatatatatatatatatatatatatattttacacataGTATTGTATTATCATCGTGAACGTTCAGACAGTCAATGTTCATTATCTCGAAGGGCAAATATTTAGTGATTTATTGGTatgttattgaatttttattattccaatCAATACTCGGCGAACCCTAGCGAAGTTTATAGCACTGCCATACGATTGGCCACAAAATTTATTACGTCATTCGTCGCACCTGACGCCatgttcagaatttttcaaatagttCATTCAGTGTTCTCGAAATGTACTTTGTCCACTGCGTTGTTCAGCGAGCgtcaattaatttatttattcaactgtATTATTTTCCTCGCGAATATCTCTATTACTGCCAAAAAGACCATAATCCTTAGGCACGCGTAAATACATAGTATACGTTCACAATTCAAAGCGAGCACTGCGTTATTTACAACAACACCGATAGGTATTGGTTAAACTGGTTAACTCTTTTCCTCTTATGTTTACGTACACATTTATATCACTGATATCAGTGACCTATATgcattgaatgaaatattcacgtttcaaaacaatattttcttcacCGTTGTTCAAGGTTTCAAATACACTTATCACCATGGTCAATATATCTGAATTCATGGCTCTCCCTGCAACACCTTCTCGTTATTTGTCATTTCCCCGCAAACCAACCACCGACCGTTAATCTCTCTGGGGTATTGTGTGCCGCATATGCATGCGCTTAATATCAGAAGAGTAATGGTGGCCCGTATTAGGTTGTTAAACGGGATGCAGTAGCTCAGCTATATGCACCCTGCTGGGATACTTTTGCATTAAAATTGTCGTTAGGCGTCGAGTCTTTTCATCTCGACGGCCTCCCGCCGACCTCAGAGAACAGTGTTTGTCCTTGTGTAGGAGCGGTCACTGCCGCGCTGGTTCTTCCCACTGACGTTGCTCGCCAGTTTGCAAACTGCCGTCCTCGAAAGAGATGCTCTGTTACTCTGGTTCCCCTCGCTACTACAGTGGAGGCCGATAGCCATGCCGTCGGCTCGCGCTGGATTGAAGCATCTGCAGAGGGACGCGTGCATCCGCCTCTTCGCCACCTAAATGCGAGGAAAAAGTAATCAGAACGTCGAAATAGAGTCCATATTCTACGTAACCAATGGAACGGACTCTTACCTTGATCTCATGCATCCTTGCCGCGTATATGATTGGGTTCACTAGTGTTTTCAGAATTATCAGGCAGTTGACAGCATTGTAGACGAGGAACTTGGCTCTTCCGGTAACCCAGTCAAGGTTCAGAAGGCAATCGTCGCAAGCGAGGATGTACAGAATCGTTCCTGGCATCCAACCAACCACGTAGCTTCCTGCGGAGTGAGGATGGgtatatttattgatattctATCACTTTGGGACTTCGCAAAGACTTGGAAGGAATTTCGGACTGTAAGACCTGCGTCATCTCTGGATTAACGCAAATGGCAACCTTCCAGAACAGCTTGGAACCTTTTTGGGAAAAACATTCCAAAGCGAAAAAGAGCTCAACAAACGTGGCTTTAACTTGTGTTTTTATCGAATTCATACCATATCACGCACAAAGACCAATTACCGAGGATGTAGAGGGTCGTGTGGATGGCCTTCACGTTCCTGGCCATCTGCTGGGACGAGTTTTGCCGCAGGCTGTTTGGTCCCCGATGGAGAGACCCGGCTCTGCTGAATTTAAGTCTGGACGCTTGGTGCCTCTTGACTATGCAGAATATGTGAGTATAGATGCAGACCATGAGAAGAAACGGGCCGAAGAAGAGGCTGCTGAACATCAGTCTGAACTTCTTGTAATACAGGAACCTGTAATGCGAGTTTTGTCAATGTTACGATACGGGGCCGTGCGTCACTttggtgaaacttgaaacgGTCCATCACTCACGTGTTTATCTCGCAGTTCTCCGATTGGAAACCCTGGTCCTCAATCAGACCAAAGTACGACAAGAAAAAGGACAGGGGTAGGACCCAAAGGAGCACCACCAGCAGCGTAGTGTTTCTAAAAGTTTGACGAATGAAGATGAATCGGAATTCAAGTATCAGACATGAAATACATATAGAGATTACGATACTTGCCTGTGCGTCATTATCGAGAGATAGTGCAGAGGCCTCAGGATCCCGAGGTAGTGATTCGCTGCAAGGGCCATCAGATGGGCGACAGTTATTATTATCGCGCCGAGCCTAACGGCTTCGAGCCCCAGTTTAAAGCAGTCAACGCCTGAAACATATTCGTGCAATGCCATGAATCCATTCACCTAAATAGATGTTTCACTCACTGGCACTGACTCGCCATATTATGTGAAAGGGAACATCACGGTACTTGAGAAGTTTGTGCACCCTCGAATTCCCGTGCAAATCCAGTAAAGTATTGCCAAATTCGCCGAAAGATATGGAAGATGTGGAAAGAAATATATGGAAATTACAGTCTCTGTATAATGAATGCCTTAAATCTGTTTTAACGGTTGAAGTATATTAAGTGAGCGAGAAACATGTATTAGTGGTTGAATCTCGGAAACACGAGAACTCCGTTACGGTGCCaggaaatcaatttcaattactcAGCGTCAAGACTGGGATAATGAAATTCAGGTGGTAGGCATTAAGATTGAGCGTTTAGGAACCCACCCGAGAGTTCGTAGCCTAGTCCGATGGGGACAAAGCTGTTCATCACGAGACCGACTCCTAAAGCTATGCTGGAGAAGGCATCAGCGCCAGCCAGGCTGAGGCTAATGTGGAGGGTGGGGCTGAGGGGTCGCCGTATCCAGTAGACGCTGACAAGTATCTTGACGTTTATGGCGATGGATATGATGCAGAACAGTATCAGAGGCGGGGTACCGTAGAGGTAGAGCTTGTGCGTCGTCCCGTCGAGTTCCTCGCTCGGGGTCGTTCCGTTTCCGACGTCCAGTTTGTCGTTTGGGATGGAGGTCAGGTTCGTGCCGAGCGATGACACCGGAAGTGGCACCATTTCGCGGTAAAAACGATGCAAGGCGTGCCTCACCCGCGTCTCCCCAATCCGAGTAAAGAGCGTCCTGTTCAGATCCGCGACTTCCACGACGGTCCTCATGTCCTCAGCAACGAACTTTCgtgaccttttttttttcaattagcAGCACCGATTTCCTCTCTCTGACTTCCTGCTCGCAGACCTTCGCAGAACTCGATCTTGTGGAATGAAGGATTGGACTCGCCCACGCAACACATCGTGCTGGTAATTCACCGGAGGACTCTCTAATTTATATCACACGGTTTGAGTGATTTTGTACCCTCGTTAACACGCCCCGAAAACTTCGCGGACTTCTATACCCGTAGAAACTGCTCAGATGGAAATATGATTAGTGATGTAGAGCGTATTTTCACTGCCTTCATACTCAACGGCGGGGAAATAACCGGCTCGGTTTCAAGGCTGTCTGTGATCACGGTCTCTCCTATTTGCAAGCACTCCGTACTCTCGTTTTCTCCTGAAAGTTGAAGAGaggtaaaattataaattcgtATAATCTTCAACCGCACTCGTGAATTATACTTCGAGTGATGACACACCGCTGGAAGATTATTCAACGAGCTTTTCTCAACGCCAATTTAACTTTTTCAGCAAGCCATACTCGCCGATTTACATGCCCTGATAAAAATGCCGGATTGGTGAATCGATTcgataattatatgtatacagggACTTATTTGGATCCGATACTCTGTTCGGTCTGCGTCCGGACCTATTCGTAAACTTATCCATATGCATAGGACCTGGATAGGTCCCCAGGTAGCACACTTACCCAGAGGTTGACCTTCATTCGACTACAAAAAGTCGACGTTTtgtggaattaaaaaaatgtcgacgCATTGTTGGGAAAAAATAGACAAAATGTCGACTATTGTTGAATGTCTATAGATCGTCAAAAAACTGGATTTACACTTGACATGCGGTATACTTCATGTCTACGAATGTCCCTTGAAATGCCAAGTATAAGGCAATTCGACTAGAAAACCCGTTGTCACCCTATTCCAGTTACCACTGGAAAGTCaagtgaaaagtttttgatgtttttcagACAAATAATTGTTTACGTGAGCGCATTCATGTGCATAATGAACGTCAACGTTTGGTGGCAGTTAGACTGACTAATCGCTATCTCATACTTGACGCCAGCTGACTGTTAGTCCACGTAATTAGCTTACTTGCAAATTATTGCTTTTTTGTCTTGACTGCTCACAGTCAACTGAAAACCTAATAATAGTTTACGTAGCGTGTTGTCTTTGCCATGACATTTCAGAGGACATTCGCGCACTCTTAGGCTCATAATATGCCTCCTCCTAGTTGACTTGAAATAGTCGACTGGGAATTTTTGTCTATATTAAGACAACTAACAGCCAACAGTGTGCTACCTGGGCCTCGTTAATGATTGAACCGATTCACATATCCGGCATTTTACCAGAGTACACTTGAACAATCGGTCAGACATTTTTCTCGGCCAGGATTTGTCAATCATTGTGATTGACATTCGGTTGAGAATGTGAAAGAACGATTGGAACACTTGGAAATACTAAAACAGAAGATTAGTTCTATTTCAAATAAGCACGCGTTTGAAATGGAAATGCTGAACGTTGCCTAAgtgagataaaaatgaaaaagcagCTATATGAGATTGAAAACATTCCTCTGTTATCTCCATCAGGCCCAGCTGCCTCAATATTGTGAACCCATCGCTCCCGGCTTTTTGATTTCGTTCGCACCGGCGATGAGTGAAAAATACAAACTGGACTGGCATATTTAAGCTACAAACCAACCAACTTGTGTAGTAACATGTCGAACCTCTTCGGGGTATTATAGGAACAGCGATGTCTAGATCGTGGGCATCGCAATCATTTATACAACAAGCGCTGCAGTGTCTTTATTTTTGTAGTTTGTTGAACCAGCGTACGTATAGATCAGGTTTTGGGGTACTATAAATATCCTCGATATAACCAAGCGTGAATTTATCACCGCGATGCTCAGGCTTCAgcggaaaaaaatcacgtttcaCGACTCATCGTTGGGCaggcaaaaaaatatcaacacgATTCCTTCCACCCCGAATGAACGGCCGATGGTCCCACATTGCGGTTTTAATCCTCAACTCTTGAATCATACCCGCGAGTTTAGCCTACCCAATTCTTAGGACTCGCGTCCCTTGCTAATGGTTCCCAGGACTCAATGGAATTAGAGATGTGCGATGATGCGTATCCGGAATCGTCGGCGAACGGTCGAACGCGCAAATG is a window encoding:
- the LOC124296895 gene encoding glycosyltransferase 25 family member; this translates as MQFYLSRREMKCGSSSSLVAVFTAVWACATGVLTDTRSQKQPTVLIATLVRNKAHTLPYFLTLIENLDYPKDRISLWIQSDNNVDNTVDLLKTWLETEEKKYHKVYFTYDENSRGFEGEKGIADWNNARFNHVINLREEALANARNIWADFLLMIDADAFLTNPKTLSELISKDETVIAPLLKSDGMYSNFWAGMTKEYYYMRTDRYKPILFREEIGCHAVPMVHSAVLINLKKTESDLLTYNADKLGPQRYDGPRDDIITFAVGANISGIPLHICNDQVYGFITVPLESQDTISQDKQQLTNLKLEILAYQEQLPLSKNLARFVTYPVKDTLGMDKIYMINLLRRPERRERMRHCFKELGILAETIDAVDGRTLNESSLKEWGVRMMPEYADPYHKRPMTMGEVGCFLSHYVIWKKVVESGYDRVMVLEDDIRFEPYFRQKVSFITSEVERLKIDWDLVYLGRKRLQDQEEPPVEGSRYLVLAGYSYWTLGYLLSRRGAEKLLEAKPLENMVPVDEYLPILFDKHPRTAWKGHFPERDLIALSAAPLLLYPTHYTGERGYISDTEDSTVITSLPGTKTREEL
- the LOC124296896 gene encoding lysophosphatidic acid receptor 1-like yields the protein MRTVVEVADLNRTLFTRIGETRVRHALHRFYREMVPLPVSSLGTNLTSIPNDKLDVGNGTTPSEELDGTTHKLYLYGTPPLILFCIISIAINVKILVSVYWIRRPLSPTLHISLSLAGADAFSSIALGVGLVMNSFVPIGLGYELSGVDCFKLGLEAVRLGAIIITVAHLMALAANHYLGILRPLHYLSIMTHRNTTLLVVLLWVLPLSFFLSYFGLIEDQGFQSENCEINTFLYYKKFRLMFSSLFFGPFLLMVCIYTHIFCIVKRHQASRLKFSRAGSLHRGPNSLRQNSSQQMARNVKAIHTTLYILGSYVVGWMPGTILYILACDDCLLNLDWVTGRAKFLVYNAVNCLIILKTLVNPIIYAARMHEIKVAKRRMHASLCRCFNPARADGMAIGLHCSSEGNQSNRASLSRTAVCKLASNVSGKNQRGSDRSYTRTNTVL